From the Fusobacterium ulcerans ATCC 49185 genome, the window TAGGAACAAAATATACTATGGAGCAGGACTTTTATAAGAATAAACTAATAGATAGAGGAATTGAAGTTGTAATTCCTGATGATGAGGACAGGGCAGAGGTAAACAGAGTAATTTATGAAGAATTATGTCTTGGGAAGATACTGCCATTATCTAAAAAGAAATTTCTTGAAATAATGGACAAATTATTAGAAAAAGGGGCTCAGGGAGTTATACTTGGATGTACAGAGATTGGTCTTTTAGTACAGCAAAAAGATACAGATATTTCTTTATTTGATACAGCAGAAATACATGCAAAGAGTGCAGCTTTGAAATCAATAGAGAAATAATTTTTAAAACTTTACAACTAAGTGATACTTATATAAAGGGGAAAGATAATGAAAAAAATGTTGATTTCATGTAGCTTATTAATACTTCTGCTATTCACAGGATGTTTTCTAAATACAGCAGAAAATGTACAATTGGAAAAAAGAGATGGAATAGTCTATAGAGTAGGAGAAAATAAACCTTTTACAGGAACAATGAAAAGTTTTCATTCAAATGGAAAACTAGCAGTAATAGAAAAATTTAAGAATGGAAAAAATAATGGAAAAGTAAAAAAATATTATGAAGATGGGAGTTTATCGACAGAGTATTCCTACAAGAATGGAAGTCTTCATGGAAAATATGTAGACTTTTATGAGAATGGAAAACTTCAGAGAGAGATAGAGTTTAAAAACGGAAAAAAGCATGGAATAGTAAGATGTTACTGTGGAGAAGATGGAAAGCTTCATCAGGATTCTATGTATGATGAGGGAAAACTTACAGGGAAAAGAACTACATATTATCCAAATGGCAGCCTTTTGGAAATAACAGAATGGAAAGATGATAAACTTTCAGGAATATTTGAACAATACTATATGAATGGACAGCTGAAGATAAAGGGTACTTTTAAAGATGGAAAAGCTGAAGGAATGGGAAGTGAATATTATGAAGATGGAAGTCTCATGGGAGAAACAATGTATCTCAATGGAAAGGCTGAAGGATATTCTGCAGAATATTATTCAAATGGAAAAACAGCTAAAGAAATCAACTATACAGATGGAGTTGAACATGGAGATAGCATAAGTTTTCATTCCAATGGTCAGATACGGGAAAAAGGAAGATATATTCATGGAAAAAAGGAAGGTATCTGGGAAATGTACTATTCAGATGGAAGGGTTATAAATAGAATAACATTTAAAGATGGTGATTCTAAATATGGTGAGGAATATAATTATGATATCAACAGAAATTTAGAACTGAAAGTCACTTGGAATGCTGTTAATGATAAGTTTATATATGAACATTATAAAGGTGGAAAAATTGTAAATAAGCTAGTGCAGGGAAATGATGAAGAATAAAAATTATAAAGAAAAAAAGAATTTTGCAGACAGCCCGAATAATATACATAGAACATAAAAAATTCAAAGGGGTGGTACTGAATGACTATTTATGATTTTAAAGTTAAAAATGTAGATGGAACAGAAGAAACATTGGAGAAATATAAAGGAAAAGTATTGCTTATAGTAAATACAGCTACAAGATGTGGACTTACATCTCAATATGAAGGGCTTGAAAAACTTTATGAAAAATATTGTGACAAAGGATTTGAAATATTAGATTTTCCAAGCAATCAATTCTTGAAACAAGCACCAGAAAGCAGCAAAGAAATAGCTGAATTCTGTCAATTAAGATATGGAACTAAATTTAAAACTTTTGCTAAAATAGATGTAAATGGAAAAAATGCAGATCCTCTCTATATATATTTGAAAGACAGAGCAAATGAAGAGATAAAAAATAGAGAAACAGATTCTTTTAAAGATAAACTTGAAAAATTAGGACAGACATTATTAGGAAAAGAGATAAAATGGAACTTTACTAAATTCCTAATAGGAAAAGATGGAGAAATAATAGGAAGATTTTCTCCTACTGTAACACCTGATGAAATAGATGCAGAAGTAGCAAGAGCAATATTGAAATAACATAAATAAAATATTTATTAAAAAGCAGATCTTTTATGGTCTGCTTTTTTATTAAAAAAATACACTTTAAAAGTCTGCTTTGATGAAGAAAAAAGAATCTGAAAGCAACTAAAAATAGCAGTTTTTAACAAAAAAGCAACTATTAATATGTAGAGATATTTTTCTGTCTATGTTACAATTTAATTAAAAAAGATGGGGTGAGATCTATGTCGTGGAAATTAAAAGAAGAAGACCTTCAATTCATAGAGGAAAACGAGGAACAAATAAAGGAATATGTAGGAAAAAAAGGAGAACAATATATAAATATCTGGAGAGAAGGAAAAAAAATTAATCCAGCAGCTCTTTTTTTAGGAGTAGCATGGCTGGGATATAGAGGAATGTATAAAATTATAATGTATCTTCTTGTAGCTTTTGTTCTTACAGATATTCTTATGATATTTTTGAGAATAGATTTATCAAGAATATCTGGAATAGTTGGAGGAGTAATTCTAGGAATATATGGAAGTTACTGGTATTTTTTACAGGTTAAAAAGGATATACTTGCTGGAAAAGAAAAATGTATAGATGGCGGAGTAGGTGTAGTACTGTCTTTAGTAATGCTTGCAGGATATGTACTCTTCTCAGTTTATGTAGTTGATACATTTTTCTATTATATGCTTTATGGATATTATTATTAAACTTTGTATACTAAAATATATTACTGAGGAGGAGTTTATGAAGAAAATTTTATTGATAGCAACAGTTTTTGTTTTTTCTGCTTTAACAGTATTTGCAACAGGGCAAAAACCAGAAAATACAGCAGTTGAACAGACAAAAGCCTTGGAGAAAGATGTGGAAATTGTTTTTGTACTGGATACTACTGGGTCAATGGGAGGGCTTATTCAGGGAGCTAAAACTAAGATATGGAGTATAGTAAATGAGGTAATGCAGAATCATAAAGATTCAAAAGTGAAAATTGGATTAGTAGCTTATAGAGATCGTGGGGATGTTTATGTGACTAAAGTTACACAGCTTAATGAAAATCTTGATGAAATATACAGTGTATTAATGGAATACAAAGCTCAAGGTGGGGGAGATGACCCTGAAGATGTAAGAAAAGCTCTTCATGAAAGTTTAGAAGTAATTCAATGGTCAGCACCTAGAGAAAATTTATCACAGATAATATTCCTAGTAGGAGATGCACCTCCTCATGATGATTATAATGATTCTCCTGATACTGGTGTTACTGCAAAAAAAGCTAAAAGTAAAGGAATTATTATAAATACTATTCAATGTGGAAATATGCCAGATACAGATCGTTACTGGAAAGCAATAGCACAATTTGGTGGTGGAGAATATTTTCATATTTCTGGAGATGGAGGAGTAAAAGTTGTAACAACTCCTTATGATGATAAACTTTATGAGTTAAATAAAAGAATAGATAAAACATATATAACATATGGAAGTTCTGAAGTAAGAACTGAAGCAGTGAAAAAATTTGATTCAGAAAAACATTCAGTAGATGTTGCTCCAGTAGAAGCAAAAGCTTCAAGAGCAATAAATAAAGCAATAAACAAATAT encodes:
- a CDS encoding vWA domain-containing protein, with amino-acid sequence MKKILLIATVFVFSALTVFATGQKPENTAVEQTKALEKDVEIVFVLDTTGSMGGLIQGAKTKIWSIVNEVMQNHKDSKVKIGLVAYRDRGDVYVTKVTQLNENLDEIYSVLMEYKAQGGGDDPEDVRKALHESLEVIQWSAPRENLSQIIFLVGDAPPHDDYNDSPDTGVTAKKAKSKGIIINTIQCGNMPDTDRYWKAIAQFGGGEYFHISGDGGVKVVTTPYDDKLYELNKRIDKTYITYGSSEVRTEAVKKFDSEKHSVDVAPVEAKASRAINKAINKYSYSKEDLVQAVENKEVSLKDVKDNELPENMQRMSLKAREGYIQSIIDTRKEIREEIIKVSKEREQYIIEQEKKGTAGKSEFDSAVSEVLKKQIK
- a CDS encoding glutathione peroxidase; translated protein: MTIYDFKVKNVDGTEETLEKYKGKVLLIVNTATRCGLTSQYEGLEKLYEKYCDKGFEILDFPSNQFLKQAPESSKEIAEFCQLRYGTKFKTFAKIDVNGKNADPLYIYLKDRANEEIKNRETDSFKDKLEKLGQTLLGKEIKWNFTKFLIGKDGEIIGRFSPTVTPDEIDAEVARAILK
- a CDS encoding DUF2628 domain-containing protein, giving the protein MSWKLKEEDLQFIEENEEQIKEYVGKKGEQYINIWREGKKINPAALFLGVAWLGYRGMYKIIMYLLVAFVLTDILMIFLRIDLSRISGIVGGVILGIYGSYWYFLQVKKDILAGKEKCIDGGVGVVLSLVMLAGYVLFSVYVVDTFFYYMLYGYYY
- a CDS encoding toxin-antitoxin system YwqK family antitoxin — protein: MKKMLISCSLLILLLFTGCFLNTAENVQLEKRDGIVYRVGENKPFTGTMKSFHSNGKLAVIEKFKNGKNNGKVKKYYEDGSLSTEYSYKNGSLHGKYVDFYENGKLQREIEFKNGKKHGIVRCYCGEDGKLHQDSMYDEGKLTGKRTTYYPNGSLLEITEWKDDKLSGIFEQYYMNGQLKIKGTFKDGKAEGMGSEYYEDGSLMGETMYLNGKAEGYSAEYYSNGKTAKEINYTDGVEHGDSISFHSNGQIREKGRYIHGKKEGIWEMYYSDGRVINRITFKDGDSKYGEEYNYDINRNLELKVTWNAVNDKFIYEHYKGGKIVNKLVQGNDEE